The sequence AGATCATAGAGAGGGTTAATGCAGGTTCGTTACATTTAATGGGTACCTGCGCAGGCGCGATCGTGATGTCCGACTCTGTAATAGATTCTTCAATTAAGCCTATGCATATCATTCCTATGGCTGTGTCAAGAAACGCCTACGGTAGGCAAGTTGATTCTTTTGAGGTAAACATAAATATCAAGAGTTTTGAATCTCCGTTTAAGGCTATTTTTATAAGGGCACCAAAGATCTTGAATGTATCTGATACTGTTGATATTCTGGCTAAAAGTGGTAGTGAAATTCTGTTTGTAAGATATAACAATAACTTTGCACTTACTTTTCATCCTGAGCTTTCTGGAGACTCTCGAATACACAAACTCTTTATTTCTGGATTAGAATAAAGAGAGACCCCTTCACTTCCAATGGAGAGAATTCTTAATATTCATGATAGTAATACTCATGTAACTATCAGGTGATTTAAATGTCCAAAAAAACGCCATTATATGATTTGCATGTGAAATATGGTGGTAAGATTGTAGATTTTGCAGGATTTTTACTGCCATTAGAGTTTAGTAGTATAATAGAGGAACATAATGCAGTAAGGAACAATGTAGGTATGTTTGACGTATCGCATATGGGCGATATAATTATCAAAGGCGAAGACGCAACTGATTATTTAGAGTATATATTACCCTCTAAAGTATCTAATTTGAGAGATTTTACTGCTCGTTATTCCTCTTATCTGAATAACTATGGTATTATGATCGATGATACTATTGTGTCAAAGATAAATAGTGATACCTATCTTCTAGTACCAAATGCTGCAACTGAAGAGCTGATTTATAAATGGCTCTTGGAACATAAAAAGAAATATAATGTAAGTATCATAGACCGAACATTATTGTATGCGTGTATAGCTGTACAGGGTCCAAAAGCATCTGATTTAGTATCTAGAATAACAGATTATAATATAAAGAGCATGGAAATGTTTGATCTTGCATTTGTAACAATTAATGGGATTGAGACAAGAGGTGACGATTTTATCCCCTATAATCATGTACTATTATCCAAAACTGGCTATACTGGCGAAGATGGATATGAAATCATAGTTCAGAATGAGTATGCTGATGATATATGGGAGCTATTAATGAGCTATGGAAAAGAGTACGGATTAAAATTGTGTGGATTAGGTGCTAGAGATACTTTAAGGATGGAAAAAGGTATGTTGTTGTCAGGTCAGGATTTCCATAATGATCGCACACCCTTGGAAGGTGGTATCAGCTGGATTATAGATTATGATCATGCATTTATAGGTAAAGAAGCGTTATTAGAACAGAAAGGTACAGACCATCAAATATTCAGAGGTTTCAAAATGCTTGAAAGTGGAATACCCCGACATGGCTATAAAATTTATAAAGATGATAAGGAAATAGGTATATTGACCAGCGGTACAATGTCCCCAACGCTAAAGATAGGTATCGGACTTGGATATATACCAAAGAGCATAAAAGTCAATGATAATGTGATGATAGATATCAGAGGAAGTAAAAAGAAAGCGATAGTTTCAAAACCAAAAATGGTTCCATAGGAAATGGAGGGGGGATCTTGTTAATAGAATCTATATACAAAGGTAAGGCGTACAGAATTGATACTGATAAAATAGTAAAGTTTTCAGAAAATAAGATTGGCATTGGAATAAAACCCTCTGAAGAGATATGGAGCGCAATCAAGCAGACCAAAAAATTCACAATGAATAATATTAATTATACAGTATCGCAAGAACTAGATATTGATGATGAAACATGGTTTATTTCAGGGGCAGAATCGAGACCCCAAAAATGAACTGAAGCACCAAAATCAGAGAAACAATCATTAATATTATATAAAGAGGAAGGTTCCATTTATAAATTTTCGAGCCGTCCAGAGGTGGAATTGGCAATAGATTAAAGAACCCAAGCCAGAAATTTATTACAGCTACAAAGATCAAGAAATGCAGAACTCCCACCAGAGATAACAGAAGGAACAATATCCCGACAAATAGGTTGTATATCGGCCCTGCTGCAGAGATCTTTCCATTATTGTCCCTGTCCACATAGCCATATATGGTGGTAGCACCGGGAGCAGCGAATACTATGCCGAAAAGGCTTGTAACTAATGCGAGCAATAATCCAGTATTCCATTTTATAAACTCTGCATAATAGTTGTAACGGAACGCTATGGCTTTATGCATCATTTCATGCCCCACAAATCCTGTGACCACAGCAAGAAATGATATTAAAAGATAAATCATGAATACAAAAGCATTTGCATTGTATATGCCAGTAAACGCAAATTTAAATGCAAGGGTCAGGGCCAAGGTGGCGATTATTATATCCCTGATCTCTTTTTTTGTAAATATGATTTTCATAGATATTGTACGAGAAACAGTCTCAGATATATTATAATTTTGTTTATGAGAAGTTGAGCAAATACCTTTATGGATAGATTAGAGATATAGATCTCCCTTTTCTGTTTTAACCTCTTTCTTTTCTTCCTTGATCTCCTTTTTTTCTTCATCCTTAAATCTGGAGAGGGCAATCTGAACAGTTCTCGCTTTTAAAATGCCAATATCCAGGTTTTTCATAATATAAAATATGTTTTCTGGAGGAGAATCTAATCTCACTTTTTTCAATAATGATTCCAATTCCAGATCTTTTAAATCTGGTTCGATATTTAAAGAGTAGCACATATATATATACGATTTCAAAAACTTGGTATCTTTGAGTGTGAGCGAAGGATCAGTGCCTAATATCGAGGCGAAAGTTATGTTATCAAGCTGTAAATTTTTATTTTTTTCTAGCATTTTTTTAATGATAGATTTAGAAATGGTTTCGAGCCTCAGTTTCAGGTCAGGGGACATGGTCTCAAGATCTGCATATTCTTCATTTTTAATATTTTCAAATACCTCATCAAGAATGGCGAGTGGAATCTCGAATTTTTTAAAAGCGTCTTTCTTCTTAATTTGCTTTTTGTTCTCATACTCGTATAATAATATTTTTTTAGAATAATCGTCAATCTTTTTTGATTGAAGCACTTTTTCGATCTCAGTTTTGCCATCTAATGCCACAGAATATGAAGGATCCGCCTTTAAAGCATTGTCAAATGCTCTTAAAGCATCCTCATCATCTCCGCGTGCCCTTAAAATTTGGGCTTTAAAGTACCAAGCAACCTTGTTGCCTGGGTCTAGACCTATCAGTTTTTCATAATATACTAGCGCTTTGTCAGGACTGCCCAGTTTCTCATAAACCTGCCCAATGTTTAATAACAGCTCTAGATTTTCGGCATTAATCATCTGCGCCCGCTCAAAGCTGCTCAGCGCGTTTTTATAATCCCCATTTTTTAGGTAAATCTCGCCTTTCTCCAGCCAAGAATCAAAATTTTTAGGGTCTTTTGCCAGAGCAGAATCAAAACTTTTAATAGCCTCATCAACTCTGCCTAGTTTATCGAGAATCGATCCGCGCATATGCCACGCGTCTCCACTCTGGTTGTATTTTAATGCCATATCCACATCTGTCAGGGCGTTTTCATAAGAACCCTTTATGTAATGGATCCTAGCATTCAAAAACCTCAGTTCATAAGAGTCATCAGAATCCTGTAAAGAAGTAGTAAGCGCAAGAGCATTATCATACTGCTCCATATCAAACAATATCCTCGCTTTTTCTAGCAAGTATCTGCTGTTCTTTTCTATGCTAATCGCTTTATTGATCATGTTCAGGCTCTGTTCCATATTGTTCTGTTTATGATATATCTTAGAAAACCTAAAATATATCTCCGCATCTTCTCCAAAATTCAAAGCTTCACTAAATGCAGATAATGCATCTTCAAATCTGGACATTGCCTCATATACCACGCCCAGATAAAAATAAGCTTTCTGGCTTTTTTCTAAACTTATCGCATTTTTCAAGCTTAAAACAGCATCGTCAAAGGTTTTAACAGATAGTTGTGAAAATCCAAGATTTATCCAGTAATCTGCATTTTTATTATCTATGTTTATCAATTTTTTGCATACATCTACAGATTCTTTAAACCGATCCAATTTTATATATAATGAGTTTAATTCTTCATATAATATAAAATTATCACCCAAAACCTCCAGGCCGTTTTTATATGTATTTATTGCCGTCTCGTATTTTTTCAGATTAATTTGTGCACTTGCAAGATCTCTATAACTCTGTAAATCTTTTGGATCTATTTTCAATATCTCTTTGCATTGTTCAATTATACAGTTAAAATCCACTTTTTT comes from Thermoplasmata archaeon and encodes:
- the pdxT gene encoding pyridoxal 5'-phosphate synthase glutaminase subunit PdxT; this translates as MKIGILGIQGDVAEHFAMAETALIDLNMKGTVSIVKTLKDLDVEGLIIPGGESTTITKFLIKERLFDKIIERVNAGSLHLMGTCAGAIVMSDSVIDSSIKPMHIIPMAVSRNAYGRQVDSFEVNINIKSFESPFKAIFIRAPKILNVSDTVDILAKSGSEILFVRYNNNFALTFHPELSGDSRIHKLFISGLE
- the gcvT gene encoding glycine cleavage system aminomethyltransferase GcvT, with the protein product MSKKTPLYDLHVKYGGKIVDFAGFLLPLEFSSIIEEHNAVRNNVGMFDVSHMGDIIIKGEDATDYLEYILPSKVSNLRDFTARYSSYLNNYGIMIDDTIVSKINSDTYLLVPNAATEELIYKWLLEHKKKYNVSIIDRTLLYACIAVQGPKASDLVSRITDYNIKSMEMFDLAFVTINGIETRGDDFIPYNHVLLSKTGYTGEDGYEIIVQNEYADDIWELLMSYGKEYGLKLCGLGARDTLRMEKGMLLSGQDFHNDRTPLEGGISWIIDYDHAFIGKEALLEQKGTDHQIFRGFKMLESGIPRHGYKIYKDDKEIGILTSGTMSPTLKIGIGLGYIPKSIKVNDNVMIDIRGSKKKAIVSKPKMVP
- a CDS encoding site-2 protease family protein — protein: MKIIFTKKEIRDIIIATLALTLAFKFAFTGIYNANAFVFMIYLLISFLAVVTGFVGHEMMHKAIAFRYNYYAEFIKWNTGLLLALVTSLFGIVFAAPGATTIYGYVDRDNNGKISAAGPIYNLFVGILFLLLSLVGVLHFLIFVAVINFWLGFFNLLPIPPLDGSKIYKWNLPLYIILMIVSLILVLQFIFGVSILPLK
- a CDS encoding tetratricopeptide repeat protein is translated as ALRSLDKALELDHNYKDALIAKNNVLKTLKKYEEMIDVLQKLMTLGVKSIDLFYDLSYAYFNKKDWTNALLYIDEVLKLSNTNFNALILKKEILKNLDKYEDTLSILNTLIQLSPQKAALWEEKADVYIKTKNYINALESLNSSLSFDPKNIRLWIKRKEVSKMLNNNDKVIESCKNILNLDPGNYDAMKDLGFAYYNIKNSTEAENVFRTVLEHDKDPEVYNLLGLIYQSKKEYDKALESFNFAISINKDNKKYLFNKARSLELLNDLEGAIGVYNRILEIDWNDESAWFNKGSLLLKLERYEEALVSFEKAERSKENNIPAILNKGNTLIMLKRYNDALEEFDKILKLDKTNTAAMYSKAKALFLLEKYDDSLIAVNNALKFELNKSFFELKREICKKKVDFNCIIEQCKEILKIDPKDLQSYRDLASAQINLKKYETAINTYKNGLEVLGDNFILYEELNSLYIKLDRFKESVDVCKKLINIDNKNADYWINLGFSQLSVKTFDDAVLSLKNAISLEKSQKAYFYLGVVYEAMSRFEDALSAFSEALNFGEDAEIYFRFSKIYHKQNNMEQSLNMINKAISIEKNSRYLLEKARILFDMEQYDNALALTTSLQDSDDSYELRFLNARIHYIKGSYENALTDVDMALKYNQSGDAWHMRGSILDKLGRVDEAIKSFDSALAKDPKNFDSWLEKGEIYLKNGDYKNALSSFERAQMINAENLELLLNIGQVYEKLGSPDKALVYYEKLIGLDPGNKVAWYFKAQILRARGDDEDALRAFDNALKADPSYSVALDGKTEIEKVLQSKKIDDYSKKILLYEYENKKQIKKKDAFKKFEIPLAILDEVFENIKNEEYADLETMSPDLKLRLETISKSIIKKMLEKNKNLQLDNITFASILGTDPSLTLKDTKFLKSYIYMCYSLNIEPDLKDLELESLLKKVRLDSPPENIFYIMKNLDIGILKARTVQIALSRFKDEEKKEIKEEKKEVKTEKGDLYL